One window of the bacterium genome contains the following:
- a CDS encoding inositol monophosphatase: MRDFLKGRDKIGIEAARKSGRILIENFEKIQKISKKPDGTLVTNVDLKMEKEIVKVIRAKFPKDEILSEENNYPVKNSLFRWIVDPLDGTHNFIRGINVVGTSIALAFKEQVVMGIIHMPFAKELYFAAKGCGSYLNNKKISVSNRKLKETTLIYDSNIVNEQTTVMLQHLKRLKGKVFIMRMFGSTARSLSYIAEGKADLEIEYTDKLWDFAAGAILIEEAGGKFTSHDGKKWNIDSKDYIASNGVVHNQVLKIINSSKKGKK; encoded by the coding sequence ATGAGAGATTTCTTAAAAGGCAGAGATAAAATTGGAATAGAAGCGGCAAGAAAATCGGGCAGAATTCTTATAGAGAATTTCGAAAAAATACAAAAAATCAGCAAAAAACCTGATGGTACGCTTGTTACGAATGTTGATTTAAAGATGGAAAAAGAGATTGTAAAGGTGATAAGAGCGAAATTCCCCAAGGATGAGATATTATCTGAAGAAAATAATTATCCTGTAAAAAATTCTCTTTTCCGTTGGATAGTTGATCCGTTAGACGGAACACATAATTTTATCCGCGGAATAAATGTAGTTGGGACTTCGATTGCGCTTGCGTTCAAGGAACAGGTTGTAATGGGCATTATTCATATGCCTTTTGCAAAAGAACTTTATTTTGCAGCTAAAGGATGCGGTTCTTATCTAAATAACAAAAAAATATCCGTATCAAACAGGAAACTAAAAGAAACTACACTTATTTATGACAGTAATATAGTAAACGAGCAGACAACAGTTATGCTTCAGCATTTAAAAAGACTCAAAGGCAAGGTTTTTATTATGAGAATGTTTGGTTCTACCGCAAGAAGTCTTTCTTATATCGCCGAAGGTAAAGCTGATTTGGAAATAGAATATACCGATAAACTCTGGGATTTTGCGGCTGGGGCTATTTTGATAGAAGAAGCAGGCGGAAAATTTACAAGTCATGACGGTAAAAAATGGAATATTGATAGCAAAGATTACATTGCGTCTAACGGCGTTGTCCACAATCAAGTTCTAAAAATAATAAATTCAAGCAAAAAAGGAAAGAAGTAG
- a CDS encoding type II toxin-antitoxin system HicB family antitoxin, with amino-acid sequence MQNTYTAVTKQDGNWWIGWIEEVSGVNCQEKTKEELLESLKVTLKEALEFNRKDALLAAKSGYKEELVHI; translated from the coding sequence GTGCAAAATACATATACTGCGGTAACAAAACAAGATGGAAATTGGTGGATAGGTTGGATTGAAGAAGTTTCGGGTGTCAACTGCCAAGAAAAAACAAAAGAAGAATTGTTGGAAAGTTTAAAAGTTACCCTCAAGGAAGCGCTTGAGTTCAACCGCAAGGATGCTCTTCTTGCCGCAAAGTCAGGTTATAAAGAAGAATTAGTTCATATATGA
- a CDS encoding cytochrome c biogenesis protein CcdA, which translates to MENISLLVAFGAGILTFFTPCILPLIPGYICFITGLSLDDLRENKKQEKKIGNTKKILLQTILFVLGFSFVFISLGATASFLGGFIYKYEKIIKIVGGSIIIILGLNVAGVFSIKRLQYEKRLHLKNKPVNMFGSFIVGVVFALGWTPCIGPAVVAVLGLAGLTLNTVTQSLLLLSVFSLGLGIPFV; encoded by the coding sequence ATGGAAAACATATCTTTGTTAGTAGCTTTCGGCGCAGGAATCCTGACATTCTTTACGCCCTGCATTTTGCCTTTGATTCCCGGTTATATTTGTTTTATTACAGGCCTTTCATTAGACGATTTGCGGGAAAATAAAAAACAAGAGAAGAAAATTGGCAATACAAAAAAAATACTCTTGCAAACAATTCTTTTTGTCCTGGGATTTTCTTTCGTTTTCATTTCTTTAGGCGCAACAGCTTCTTTTCTTGGTGGTTTTATTTACAAATATGAAAAAATAATTAAAATAGTAGGCGGTTCTATAATCATTATTTTGGGTTTGAATGTGGCGGGTGTTTTTAGTATTAAAAGACTTCAATATGAAAAGAGACTGCATCTTAAAAATAAACCTGTTAATATGTTCGGCTCTTTTATTGTGGGAGTGGTTTTTGCGCTTGGCTGGACTCCATGTATAGGACCTGCAGTCGTAGCTGTATTAGGCTTGGCGGGATTAACTCTTAATACTGTTACCCAGAGCCTATTACTGTTAAGTGTTTTTTCTCTGGGTTTAGGTATTCCGTTTGT
- a CDS encoding type II toxin-antitoxin system HicA family toxin yields MPRKIKDLMRDLQRAGFINRGGKGDHRNFVHSNVTKPITISGKEGDDAKHYQEKAVRLAIGEIKR; encoded by the coding sequence ATGCCCAGGAAAATTAAAGACCTAATGAGAGATTTACAAAGGGCTGGATTTATTAACAGAGGAGGCAAAGGCGACCATCGAAATTTTGTTCATTCAAATGTAACTAAGCCAATTACTATTTCAGGAAAAGAAGGTGATGACGCAAAGCACTATCAAGAAAAAGCTGTGCGCCTTGCCATAGGGGAGATTAAAAGATGA
- the lipA gene encoding lipoyl synthase, whose amino-acid sequence MKNTLQNNLPKIRLPSNTRKYEELIDIIKEANLNTVCQEANCPNIFNCFSRGTLTFMILGNICTRNCSYCSVKTGKPFAPDKTEPSKIAGIIKKLKLDYVVITCVTRDDLSDGGSNVFAATVREIKNKNPNCKIELLISDLNGNWKVLKKIIAANPQVIGHNVEVVKRLFPTLRPQGSYERSIELLENLKKYNSKIITKSGFMIGFGETKKEIIQTMKDIRSADCDIMTIGQYLAPNVKHAPVKKFYSAEEFSFLKEVGESLGFKCVESAALVRSSFNANSSYKKVKEKI is encoded by the coding sequence ATGAAAAATACTCTGCAGAATAATCTGCCTAAAATAAGATTACCTTCCAATACCAGAAAATATGAAGAACTGATAGATATCATCAAGGAAGCAAACTTAAATACTGTATGCCAAGAAGCAAATTGTCCGAATATTTTTAATTGTTTTTCCAGGGGCACTCTAACGTTTATGATTCTTGGCAATATATGCACGAGAAATTGTTCTTATTGTAGTGTTAAAACAGGAAAACCTTTTGCTCCTGATAAGACTGAACCCTCAAAGATTGCGGGTATTATTAAAAAATTAAAACTTGATTATGTGGTAATTACTTGTGTAACAAGAGATGATTTAAGCGATGGTGGCTCAAATGTCTTTGCCGCAACGGTTAGAGAGATAAAAAACAAAAATCCTAACTGTAAAATCGAACTTTTAATTTCTGACCTGAATGGAAATTGGAAAGTTCTAAAAAAAATTATCGCTGCAAATCCCCAGGTAATAGGGCATAATGTAGAAGTGGTAAAAAGACTTTTCCCGACATTAAGACCGCAGGGAAGTTATGAAAGGTCAATCGAACTTTTGGAAAATTTGAAAAAATATAATTCCAAAATAATAACAAAATCAGGGTTCATGATAGGGTTTGGCGAAACGAAGAAGGAAATAATTCAGACCATGAAAGACATAAGAAGCGCTGATTGCGATATAATGACGATAGGACAATACCTTGCGCCGAATGTTAAACATGCGCCGGTAAAGAAATTTTACAGCGCGGAAGAATTTTCTTTTTTAAAAGAAGTGGGTGAGTCATTAGGATTTAAATGTGTAGAGTCTGCGGCGTTAGTGCGTAGTTCTTTCAATGCGAATAGTTCTTATAAAAAGGTGAAGGAGAAAATATGA
- a CDS encoding TlpA family protein disulfide reductase, whose protein sequence is MSKKLLFFLLTIALFMGCSSNSSQNTETTVTAVSTESTNKEENNIPTLEEQDNIPTLLRKPEQWGDAPNFTAVRIGGGDFRLSSLKGKVVLLNFWSVGCSACKMQIPVLEKLYKKYNREKLEIVGVCLNKETVVQRFIGTVNMNYILVLLSQDMADKYGKDLRFLPFTLVIDQQGNIAQKHIGFTSANVFEKEIKELLE, encoded by the coding sequence ATGTCGAAAAAACTTTTATTTTTTTTATTAACGATTGCCTTGTTTATGGGATGTTCTTCAAACTCTTCTCAAAATACAGAGACAACCGTGACTGCAGTTTCGACTGAAAGTACAAATAAAGAAGAAAACAATATACCCACACTTGAAGAACAAGATAATATCCCTACACTTTTAAGAAAACCCGAACAATGGGGAGATGCTCCGAATTTTACAGCAGTTAGAATAGGGGGTGGAGATTTCAGACTTTCATCGTTAAAAGGAAAAGTTGTTTTACTTAATTTTTGGTCTGTGGGATGTTCTGCCTGTAAAATGCAAATTCCTGTGTTGGAAAAACTTTATAAGAAATACAATAGAGAGAAATTAGAGATTGTGGGAGTTTGTTTGAACAAAGAAACTGTAGTCCAACGTTTTATCGGAACGGTAAACATGAATTATATTTTGGTATTGCTCAGTCAGGATATGGCAGATAAATACGGCAAAGATTTGCGTTTTCTTCCTTTTACTTTAGTAATTGACCAGCAAGGGAATATTGCCCAGAAACATATCGGCTTTACGTCCGCTAACGTGTTTGAGAAAGAAATTAAAGAACTCTTGGAATAA
- a CDS encoding FKBP-type peptidyl-prolyl cis-trans isomerase produces MNKYVVAVVLAISLLSFGLVFAADEKLTTPSEKLSYMMGMDIGTFLKEVPREIDFEIFTRGVKDVYNGEQTLLTQEEAEQIKQAFVKEMQTEAILKMNEIKEKNKKDGEMFLAENKNKEGVITTASGLQYIVLTKGTGLSPKIDDKVKVHYSGTLLDGTEFDSSYKRGEPVTFPLNGVIAGWGEALQLMNVGGKNRLFIPSELAYGEQGSGPIGSNSMLIFEVELLGIENPNPVAK; encoded by the coding sequence ATGAATAAATATGTTGTAGCAGTGGTTTTGGCAATAAGTTTGTTATCGTTCGGATTGGTGTTTGCGGCGGATGAAAAGTTGACAACTCCTTCCGAAAAATTAAGTTATATGATGGGAATGGATATAGGAACATTTTTAAAGGAAGTCCCAAGGGAAATTGATTTTGAAATTTTTACCCGTGGCGTTAAAGATGTTTATAATGGAGAACAAACACTTCTTACACAAGAAGAAGCAGAGCAGATTAAACAAGCATTTGTTAAAGAAATGCAAACGGAGGCTATTCTAAAAATGAATGAAATAAAAGAGAAGAACAAGAAAGATGGAGAGATGTTTCTTGCAGAGAATAAAAATAAAGAGGGAGTTATTACAACGGCAAGCGGTTTACAATATATCGTTCTGACAAAAGGAACCGGTCTTTCTCCCAAAATAGACGACAAAGTCAAAGTGCATTATTCAGGAACGCTACTCGACGGAACAGAATTTGACAGCTCTTACAAACGCGGAGAACCTGTTACATTTCCGCTTAACGGTGTGATTGCAGGTTGGGGAGAAGCATTACAACTTATGAATGTAGGGGGTAAAAATCGTTTGTTTATTCCTTCAGAACTTGCATATGGAGAGCAAGGATCCGGCCCGATTGGTTCGAATTCTATGTTGATATTTGAAGTAGAATTATTAGGTATTGAGAATCCTAACCCTGTTGCGAAATAG